In a genomic window of Brucella anthropi ATCC 49188:
- a CDS encoding sulfite exporter TauE/SafE family protein, with translation MIYSLPLILTIAVTFLGAGFVKGVTGMGLPTVAMGILGALISPLSAASLLIIPSFITNLWQLLAGPSFGQLMLRLWSMMLAIAVGTIAGTAVLVGGNIAVTTSMLGFSLVIYAAYTLFARQLQVSEKLERLLSPVIGLLTGLIAGATGIFVIPAVPYLQSLGFRKDDLVQSLGLSFTVSTAALAVGLSSRQAYSGDLLLASVLAIVPSLVGMFLGQACRRKIRPENFRRWFLIGLMILGLEMTLRPLFSMS, from the coding sequence ATGATTTATTCATTACCCTTGATCCTGACGATTGCGGTAACGTTCCTCGGTGCCGGCTTTGTCAAAGGCGTGACAGGAATGGGGCTGCCCACAGTCGCCATGGGCATATTGGGCGCGCTGATATCTCCGCTCTCAGCTGCAAGCCTGTTGATTATTCCGTCTTTCATCACCAATCTTTGGCAGCTTCTGGCGGGGCCTAGCTTCGGTCAGCTTATGCTTCGTCTCTGGAGCATGATGCTTGCCATTGCAGTCGGGACCATTGCGGGAACTGCGGTTCTGGTCGGGGGGAACATTGCAGTCACCACATCGATGCTGGGCTTCTCGCTCGTTATCTATGCAGCCTACACGTTGTTCGCCCGCCAGCTACAGGTGTCGGAAAAGCTTGAACGCCTGCTGTCACCTGTCATCGGGCTGCTGACCGGCTTGATTGCGGGCGCTACAGGGATATTCGTCATACCGGCTGTGCCCTATCTGCAATCGCTAGGATTCAGAAAAGATGATCTTGTGCAGTCGCTCGGGCTTTCCTTTACTGTCTCGACTGCTGCACTTGCGGTCGGGCTTTCGAGCAGGCAAGCATATTCCGGTGATCTCCTGCTGGCGTCTGTTCTGGCCATTGTTCCTTCACTGGTTGGCATGTTCCTAGGGCAGGCTTGTCGCCGCAAAATCCGACCGGAAAACTTTCGTCGATGGTTTCTGATCGGCCTTATGATCCTGGGGCTTGAAATGACATTGAGACCATTGTTCTCGATGAGTTGA
- a CDS encoding HPP family protein — translation MTQRDPEQHQSRALRLFKPVLAGATLRERSIACLGALIGIALTGFISSMLLGSGPHLPLIVAPIGASAVLLFAVPTSPLAQPWSIIGGNTISAFVGLAVTQFVDDPALAIGLGVALAIAAMSVTRSLHPPGGAAALTAVLGGSAVAKWGLLFPLVPVALNSCLLVGLGILFHKLSRRKYPHVAAAAPVNKHSTEDLPPSVRMGIREEDIDRALLALDESFDIDRNDLGRLLRQVELEVSIRSHGDLTCADIMSRDVVSIDEDATASQARDLILRHNLLTLPVHTADGRLKGVVGLRELMHPGDDFRNYIVEAPTAAQADPVMSLLPSLTDGLAHAVVVVDEMRRIIGLVSQSDLLSTLARSLPDEKRVPLKAA, via the coding sequence ATGACCCAGAGAGATCCAGAACAACACCAGTCGCGTGCGCTCCGACTGTTCAAGCCAGTTCTTGCCGGTGCAACGCTGCGAGAACGTTCGATTGCTTGCCTCGGTGCCTTGATTGGTATCGCGCTGACCGGATTCATATCGAGCATGCTGCTGGGAAGCGGTCCGCATCTGCCTTTGATCGTAGCGCCAATCGGTGCTTCGGCGGTTCTGCTTTTCGCAGTTCCAACCAGCCCGCTGGCGCAGCCGTGGTCGATCATCGGCGGCAACACGATTTCCGCCTTTGTGGGACTGGCCGTCACCCAGTTTGTTGATGATCCGGCTTTGGCGATCGGCCTTGGCGTGGCGCTCGCGATCGCGGCAATGTCGGTTACCCGTAGCCTCCATCCGCCCGGTGGCGCAGCGGCGCTGACTGCAGTTCTGGGTGGTTCTGCGGTTGCCAAGTGGGGATTGCTGTTTCCGCTTGTGCCGGTCGCGCTGAACTCTTGCCTTCTGGTCGGCCTTGGTATCCTTTTTCACAAACTGTCGCGTCGGAAATATCCGCACGTGGCGGCGGCTGCTCCGGTAAACAAGCACAGCACCGAAGATTTGCCGCCTTCGGTCCGGATGGGTATCCGCGAGGAAGATATCGACCGCGCCTTGCTTGCACTGGATGAAAGCTTCGATATCGATCGCAACGATCTTGGACGTCTGCTGCGGCAAGTGGAGCTTGAAGTGTCCATTCGTTCCCACGGCGACCTGACCTGCGCCGACATTATGTCTCGTGATGTCGTCAGTATCGATGAAGATGCAACGGCGAGCCAGGCGCGCGACCTGATCTTGCGGCATAATCTACTGACCTTGCCGGTACACACGGCCGACGGTCGCCTGAAAGGCGTAGTCGGTTTGCGCGAATTGATGCATCCGGGTGACGATTTCAGAAACTATATCGTGGAAGCGCCCACCGCTGCGCAAGCCGATCCGGTGATGAGCCTTCTGCCCAGCCTGACCGATGGATTGGCGCATGCTGTCGTGGTTGTTGATGAAATGCGCCGCATCATCGGTTTGGTGTCGCAAAGCGATCTTCTGAGCACACTCGCGCGTTCACTTCCCGATGAAAAGCGGGTGCCTCTGAAAGCGGCATAA
- a CDS encoding AI-2E family transporter — protein sequence MSVQRASFYILLALVTIAFAWLLLPYYSAVLWAVILAVVFSPVQQRLERLLGGRKNIAALLSVLMCICLVIIPMLAIFGSLVQEGNSLYQRLSSREFDLNSYISRILGALPDSLEEWLTRFELGDFAEWRARISSAIMQGSQLFAGKLVSFGQNTLQFFIGFGIMLYLLFFLFRDGADLGRKIRQAIPLNDDYTRQFLEKFIAVIRATVKGNIIIAIIQGTIGGVTFWSLGVEAALLWGVLMTFLSMLPAVGAALVWVPAAAWFFASGEWISGGILVFVGVFVIGLVDNLLRPPLVGKGTRMPDYVVLISTVGGISLIGINGFVVGPLIAAMFIAAWSLLAEEQKGNSSAQLPKN from the coding sequence ATGTCCGTCCAGCGCGCGAGCTTCTATATTCTACTGGCACTGGTCACCATCGCCTTTGCATGGCTGCTGTTGCCTTATTATTCGGCGGTTCTCTGGGCAGTCATTCTCGCCGTGGTGTTCTCGCCAGTACAACAACGCCTGGAACGTCTGCTCGGCGGCAGGAAAAACATTGCCGCTCTGCTTTCCGTGCTGATGTGCATCTGTCTGGTCATCATTCCAATGCTTGCGATTTTCGGTTCGCTGGTACAGGAGGGAAACTCTCTCTATCAACGCCTGAGCAGTCGCGAGTTTGATCTGAACAGCTATATCTCACGCATTCTGGGCGCCTTGCCGGATTCGTTGGAGGAGTGGCTGACCCGGTTCGAGCTGGGTGATTTCGCGGAATGGCGGGCGCGCATATCGTCTGCGATCATGCAGGGCAGTCAGCTTTTTGCCGGAAAACTGGTCAGCTTCGGCCAGAACACGCTGCAATTTTTCATAGGCTTCGGCATCATGCTCTATCTGCTGTTCTTCCTGTTTCGCGACGGTGCGGACCTTGGACGGAAGATCAGGCAGGCCATTCCGCTCAATGATGATTACACGCGGCAGTTTCTGGAAAAGTTCATCGCTGTCATCCGCGCGACGGTGAAAGGCAATATCATCATTGCCATCATTCAGGGCACGATCGGCGGTGTGACTTTCTGGTCCTTGGGCGTTGAGGCGGCTTTGCTCTGGGGCGTGTTGATGACATTCCTTTCCATGCTGCCAGCGGTCGGCGCAGCACTGGTCTGGGTGCCGGCAGCGGCCTGGTTCTTTGCAAGCGGAGAATGGATCAGCGGAGGCATTCTGGTTTTCGTGGGCGTATTCGTGATCGGACTGGTCGATAATCTCCTGCGCCCGCCTCTGGTCGGAAAAGGCACCCGCATGCCGGATTATGTCGTGCTGATCTCCACGGTTGGGGGCATTTCACTGATCGGGATCAATGGTTTTGTGGTCGGGCCGCTGATTGCCGCGATGTTCATTGCTGCGTGGTCGCTTCTGGCAGAAGAGCAGAAGGGGAATAGCTCCGCTCAACTGCCAAAGAACTAA
- a CDS encoding polysaccharide pyruvyl transferase family protein, which translates to MARALVMIPAGEVYDHDNVRWYRHTDVQGSINHYHNIGDAFVFESSLKLMNYEKASELPITNFSPEKIDQLREEYDYVILRGSNYINKDMNWRDTIPVLQRLKLPVIAFGIGAQAPVRGEIQLSEETKAVLRIIADSTTSIGVRGAYTAQVLNDIGIRNVRIVGCPTAFRRNNQHLRIKLPPLENVAQVGVTVRREVSPAYAQDIEQYLTRHRDLIKTMAERFDVTLMAQGEIDEKKMVFGTAEQKEEAIAALKNHRWTADWYFDETIENLYRHRMFYSDVVADYEELVRRQQLVLGYRLHGNLMALANGVPSIYFTYDSRTAEFAETYKIPSYDVFSDKPFRLEDYWDQSLFDKYNRAWFETYAEMKQFLDENGVDNKMTETGLPIAELKVA; encoded by the coding sequence ATGGCACGCGCCCTCGTCATGATCCCTGCGGGAGAAGTGTACGATCACGACAATGTCCGCTGGTATCGTCACACCGACGTTCAGGGCAGCATCAATCATTATCACAATATCGGCGATGCCTTCGTGTTCGAGTCATCGTTGAAACTGATGAATTACGAGAAGGCTTCAGAACTTCCGATCACCAATTTCTCACCTGAGAAGATTGATCAGCTGCGTGAAGAGTATGATTATGTGATCCTGCGCGGTTCGAACTATATCAACAAGGATATGAACTGGCGCGACACGATCCCGGTCTTGCAACGGCTTAAACTGCCGGTCATAGCATTCGGTATCGGAGCACAAGCGCCGGTCAGAGGAGAAATACAGCTTTCCGAAGAGACCAAGGCGGTCCTGCGCATCATTGCAGATTCGACGACATCCATCGGTGTGCGCGGCGCTTACACGGCGCAGGTACTGAACGATATCGGCATCCGCAATGTGCGCATCGTCGGTTGTCCAACGGCGTTTCGCCGCAACAACCAGCATTTGCGTATCAAGTTGCCACCACTGGAAAACGTGGCTCAAGTCGGCGTTACGGTTCGTCGAGAGGTTTCACCAGCCTATGCGCAGGATATCGAGCAATATCTGACGCGTCACCGCGACCTTATCAAAACCATGGCCGAGCGCTTCGATGTGACCTTGATGGCTCAGGGCGAGATCGATGAGAAGAAAATGGTCTTCGGCACTGCGGAGCAGAAGGAGGAGGCCATTGCAGCGCTCAAGAACCATCGCTGGACAGCGGACTGGTATTTCGACGAGACAATAGAAAACCTCTATCGCCATCGTATGTTCTATTCGGATGTCGTTGCCGATTACGAGGAACTGGTGCGCAGGCAACAGCTCGTTCTCGGCTATCGCCTGCATGGTAATCTGATGGCGCTGGCCAACGGTGTGCCGTCCATCTATTTCACCTATGACAGCCGTACAGCCGAATTTGCCGAAACCTACAAGATACCGAGCTATGACGTCTTCAGCGACAAGCCTTTCCGGCTGGAAGACTATTGGGATCAGTCGTTGTTCGACAAGTATAACCGGGCATGGTTCGAGACCTATGCCGAGATGAAGCAGTTTCTCGATGAAAATGGTGTCGACAACAAGATGACCGAAACCGGACTTCCCATCGCGGAACTGAAGGTCGCGTAA